One window of the Spea bombifrons isolate aSpeBom1 chromosome 8, aSpeBom1.2.pri, whole genome shotgun sequence genome contains the following:
- the LOC128504008 gene encoding diacylglycerol kinase eta-like isoform X2: MAHKLSPGDVFERKPRDSVSSLDSDKLPPAEATGEESSDSEGEQEGISHKLIRKVSTSGQIRSKKSVKEGMLLKQTSSFQRWKRRYFKLRGRTLYYAKDSKSLIFDEVDLSDASVAETSTKNINNSFTIITPFRKLILCAENRKEMEDWIGAVKSVQKWDHNETTQFNMEHFSGMHNWYACSHARPTFCNVCREALSGVTSHGLSCEVCKFKAHKRCAVRAINNCKWTTLASVANDIIEDEDGVTMPHQWLEGNLPVSAKCAVCDKTCGSVRRLQDWRCLWCKAIVHSSCKEQLGKICPLGACRVSIIPPIALNSIDSDGFWKATSPASCASPLLVFVNSKSGDNQGVKFLRKFKQFLNPAQVFDLMNGGPQLGLRLFQKFSNFRILVCGGDGSVGWVLSEIDMLGLHKQCQLGVLPLGTGNDLARVLGWGSLCDDDAQLLQILEKLERATTKMLDRWSILTYESPKHSQPSVRDEENGESKFQISQYADSVAFHLAKILESDKHCDVISSAKFLCLSVNEFVTEVGKAYERATENREEAENMARKCSMLNEKLDSLVRALNEESLALLPPSSHNLHPDSALKENSKDVNEKGDHLNNVTKMFKSKEQLILRANSLKKALKQIIEQAEKAVDEQNKHTQAFSNPATSPLQKESSEDFNKETDRLASRRPTVSSTTSSIILDRPFSFSLFHFTEDPDSVQFLEKCTMNNYFGIGLDAKISLEFNNKRDEHPKKCSSRTRNMMWYGVLGTKELLQKTYKNLEQRVKLECDGVTISLPSLQGIAVLNIPSYAGGINFWGGTKEDNNFGAPSFDDKKLEVVAVFGSIQMAMSRVINLQHHRIAQCREVKITILGEEGVPVQVDGEAWVQPPGVLKIQHKNRAQMLTRDRAFESTLKSWEDKRKGDNYRAMPRPRLHSQQSMEYLTEEEYAQLQQLANSAENLINRIREAAKCHKAIEQELAHAVNGSFVVLNEAFSNKTNNSLEFLSRNTAVDVAISVKALYAETKAFMGSKQQWDSPQEEEGLLCSLNAVSQDLQKLADIHWIAHIIKPSDEESSGGGSKGSFKLRIISKPRKEKEKCQKQKSNSFLTVDKWGTEEVAAWLDVLGMGEYKDIFIRHDIQGSELVLLERRDLKDLGIAKVGHMKRILQGIKDISSPM; encoded by the exons AAAAGTGTCAAAGAGGGGATGCTTCTGAAACAGACAAGCTCTTTCCAAAGATGGAAGAGACGGTACTTCAAGCTTCGGGGGAGGACATTGTACTATGCCAAGGATtcaaaa TCTCTGATCTTCGATGAAGTTGACCTTTCTGATGCCAGCGTAGCTGAGACCAGCACCAAGAATATAAACAACAGCTTTACG ATCATTACTCCATTCCGTAAACTGATCTTGTGTGCTGAGAACAGAAAGGAAATGGAGGACTGGATTGGAGCCGTGAAATCTGTGCAGAAGTGGGACCATAATGAG ACAACCCAATTCAATATGGAACACTTTTCAGGAATGCACAACTGGTATGCTTGTTCACATGCTCGTCCCACCTTCTGTAATGTGTGCAGAGAGGCATTATCTGGTGTTACCTCCCATGGACTGTCTTGTGAAG TTTGCAAGTTTAAAGCTCACAAACGCTGTGCTGTTAGAGCTATTAATAACTGCAAGTGGACCACACTGGCATCTGTGGCAAATGACATaatagaagatgaagatggG GTGACAATGCCTCATCAGTGGCTAGAGGGTAACCTGCCAGTCAGTGCGAAATGCGCCGTGTGTGATAAAACGTGTGGGAGTGTGAGAAGACTGCAGGACTGGAGATGCCTGTGGTGCAAAGCTATA GTACACAGCTCCTGTAAGGAACAGCTTGGCAAAATATGCCCTCTTGGAGCTTGCAGAGTCTCTATCATACCACCTATTGCCCTAAATAGTATTGACTCTGATG GATTTTGGAAGGCTACATCTCCTGCCTCTTGTGCTAGTCCACTCCTTGTCTTTGTTAATTCCAAAAGCGGAGATAACCAAGGTGTAAAGTTCCTCCGCAAATTTAAGCAGTTCCTGAACCCAGCTCAAGTTTTTGACCTGATGAATGGAGGACCACAGCTTGG GTTGCGCCTGTTCCAGAAATTCTCTAACTTCCGTATACTTGTTTGTGGTGGAGATGGCAGTGTTGGGTGGGTCTTGTCAGAAATTGACATGTTGGGCCTTCACAAACAG TGCCAACTTGGGGTTCTGCCACTGGGCACTGGAAATGATCTGGCGCGGGTTCTTGGTTGGGGAAGCCTCTGTGATGATGATGCTCAACTGCTCCAAATACTTGAGAAGCTGGAACGTGCCACCACAAAAATGCTGGACAG GTGGAGTATTTTAACGTATGAGTCTCCCAAACACTCACAGCCTTCAGTCAGAGACGAGGAGAATGGAGAATCTAAGTTTCAG ATATCCCAGTATGCTGATTCTGTTGCTTTCCACTTGGCAAAGATCCTGGAGTCTGATAAGCACTGCGACGTAATTTCCTCTGCTAA GTTCCTGTGTCTTTCTGTTAATGAGTTTGTTACTGAAGTAGGAAAAGCATATGAGAGGGCAACAGAAAACCGTGAAGAAGCAGAAAATATGGCAAGAAAG tGCTCCATGCTCAATGAAAAGCTAGATTCTCTAGTTCGGGCTCTAAATGAAGAGTCCCTGGCATTATTGCCCCCTTCCTCACACAACCTACATCCtgactcagcactgaaggaaaACAGTAAAGACGTGAATGAAAAAGGGGACCACCTGAATAATGTGACCAAAATGTTCAAGTCTAAAGAGCAGCTCATTTTGAGGGCAAATAGTCTAAAGAAAGCACTTAAGCAGATTATTGAGCAAGCAGAGAAGG CGGTGGATGAACAGAACAAACACACTCAGGCCTTCAGTAATCCTGCTACATCTCCTCTCCAGAAAGAAAGCTCAGAGGACTTCAACAAGGAAACTGACAGGCTCG CCTCCAGACGTCCAACTGTCTCATCTACGACATCGTCTATAATTCTGGATCGCCCCTTCTCATTCAGTCTTTTTCACTTTACTGAGGACCCCGATTCAGT ACAATTCTTAGAGAAATGCACTATGAATAATTACTTCGGGATTGGCCTGGATGCCAAAATATCACTAGAGTTTAACAACAAGAGGGATGAACATCCTAAAAAATGCAG CAGTCGGACACGAAACATGATGTGGTATGGTGTGCTGGGAACCAAGGAACTTCTCCAGAAAACCTACAAGAACCTGGAGCAAAGAGTCAAGCTAGAG TGTGATGGTGTGACCATCTCCTTGCCTAGCCTTCAGGGTATTGCAGTTCTTAACATCCCAAGCTATGCTGGTGGCATCAACTTCTGGGGAGGGACCAAAGAAGACAAT AATTTTGGCGCCCCATCATTTGATGACAAAAAGCTAGAAGTGGTCGCAGTCTTCGGCAGTATCCAGATGGCAATGTCTCGTGTTATCAATCTTCAACACCACCGCATAGCACAG TGTCGTGAGGTAAAGATTACGATCCTGGGAGAAGAAGGGGTTCCTGTACAGGTGGATGGAGAAGCTTGGGTGCAACCCCCTGGAGTCCTGAAAATCCAGCACAAGAATCGTGCGCAGATGCTTACAAGGGACAGG gcaTTTGAAAGCACTCTGAAGTCTTGGGAGGACAAGAGGAAAGGGGATAACTACAGAGCCATGCCTCGTCCAAGACTTCACTCACAACAGTCAATGGAATACCTAACCGAAGAAGAATATGCACAGCTGCAGCAGCTTGCAAATTCTGCGGAGAATCTCATAAACAG GATAAGGGAAGCAGCTAAATGTCACAAGGCTATAGAGCAAGAGCTGGCTCATGCAGTGAATGGCAGCTTTGTTGTACTTAATGAAGCATTCTCAAACAAAACCAACAACTCATTAGAG TTTTTGAGCAGAAATACAGCTGTTGATGTGGCCATTAGTGTCAAAGCACTGTACGCAGAAACAAAGGCATTCATGGGAAGCAAGCAG CAATGGGATTCCCCTCAGGAGGAAGAAGGTCTCCTTTGCTCACTCAATGCAGTGAGTCAGGACTTGCAGAAATTGGCAGATATCCATTGGATAGCCCACATTATCAAGCCTTCAGACGAG GAGAGCAGTGGAGGGGGCAGCAAAGGAAGCTTTAAACTCCGAATTATCTCAAAAccaagaaaggaaaaagaaaagtgtCAGAAGCAGAAATCCAACAGCTTTTTAACTG tGGATAAGTGGGGCACCGAGGAGGTGGCTGCATGGCTGGACGTTTTGGGTATGGGGGAATACAAGGACATTTTTATTCGTCATGATATCCAGGGCTCAGAactggtattattggaaaggaGAGACCTCAAG GACCTGGGAATTGCCAAAGTGGGTCATATGAAGAGAATTCTACAGGGTATTAAAGACATAAGTAGTCCTATGTAG
- the LOC128504008 gene encoding diacylglycerol kinase delta-like isoform X1, translated as MAHKLSPGDVFERKPRDSVSSLDSDKLPPAEATGEESSDSEGEQEGISHKLIRKVSTSGQIRSKKSVKEGMLLKQTSSFQRWKRRYFKLRGRTLYYAKDSKSLIFDEVDLSDASVAETSTKNINNSFTIITPFRKLILCAENRKEMEDWIGAVKSVQKWDHNETTQFNMEHFSGMHNWYACSHARPTFCNVCREALSGVTSHGLSCEVCKFKAHKRCAVRAINNCKWTTLASVANDIIEDEDGVTMPHQWLEGNLPVSAKCAVCDKTCGSVRRLQDWRCLWCKAIVHSSCKEQLGKICPLGACRVSIIPPIALNSIDSDGFWKATSPASCASPLLVFVNSKSGDNQGVKFLRKFKQFLNPAQVFDLMNGGPQLGLRLFQKFSNFRILVCGGDGSVGWVLSEIDMLGLHKQCQLGVLPLGTGNDLARVLGWGSLCDDDAQLLQILEKLERATTKMLDRWSILTYESPKHSQPSVRDEENGESKFQVQISQYADSVAFHLAKILESDKHCDVISSAKFLCLSVNEFVTEVGKAYERATENREEAENMARKCSMLNEKLDSLVRALNEESLALLPPSSHNLHPDSALKENSKDVNEKGDHLNNVTKMFKSKEQLILRANSLKKALKQIIEQAEKAVDEQNKHTQAFSNPATSPLQKESSEDFNKETDRLASRRPTVSSTTSSIILDRPFSFSLFHFTEDPDSVQFLEKCTMNNYFGIGLDAKISLEFNNKRDEHPKKCSSRTRNMMWYGVLGTKELLQKTYKNLEQRVKLECDGVTISLPSLQGIAVLNIPSYAGGINFWGGTKEDNNFGAPSFDDKKLEVVAVFGSIQMAMSRVINLQHHRIAQCREVKITILGEEGVPVQVDGEAWVQPPGVLKIQHKNRAQMLTRDRAFESTLKSWEDKRKGDNYRAMPRPRLHSQQSMEYLTEEEYAQLQQLANSAENLINRIREAAKCHKAIEQELAHAVNGSFVVLNEAFSNKTNNSLEFLSRNTAVDVAISVKALYAETKAFMGSKQQWDSPQEEEGLLCSLNAVSQDLQKLADIHWIAHIIKPSDEESSGGGSKGSFKLRIISKPRKEKEKCQKQKSNSFLTVDKWGTEEVAAWLDVLGMGEYKDIFIRHDIQGSELVLLERRDLKDLGIAKVGHMKRILQGIKDISSPM; from the exons AAAAGTGTCAAAGAGGGGATGCTTCTGAAACAGACAAGCTCTTTCCAAAGATGGAAGAGACGGTACTTCAAGCTTCGGGGGAGGACATTGTACTATGCCAAGGATtcaaaa TCTCTGATCTTCGATGAAGTTGACCTTTCTGATGCCAGCGTAGCTGAGACCAGCACCAAGAATATAAACAACAGCTTTACG ATCATTACTCCATTCCGTAAACTGATCTTGTGTGCTGAGAACAGAAAGGAAATGGAGGACTGGATTGGAGCCGTGAAATCTGTGCAGAAGTGGGACCATAATGAG ACAACCCAATTCAATATGGAACACTTTTCAGGAATGCACAACTGGTATGCTTGTTCACATGCTCGTCCCACCTTCTGTAATGTGTGCAGAGAGGCATTATCTGGTGTTACCTCCCATGGACTGTCTTGTGAAG TTTGCAAGTTTAAAGCTCACAAACGCTGTGCTGTTAGAGCTATTAATAACTGCAAGTGGACCACACTGGCATCTGTGGCAAATGACATaatagaagatgaagatggG GTGACAATGCCTCATCAGTGGCTAGAGGGTAACCTGCCAGTCAGTGCGAAATGCGCCGTGTGTGATAAAACGTGTGGGAGTGTGAGAAGACTGCAGGACTGGAGATGCCTGTGGTGCAAAGCTATA GTACACAGCTCCTGTAAGGAACAGCTTGGCAAAATATGCCCTCTTGGAGCTTGCAGAGTCTCTATCATACCACCTATTGCCCTAAATAGTATTGACTCTGATG GATTTTGGAAGGCTACATCTCCTGCCTCTTGTGCTAGTCCACTCCTTGTCTTTGTTAATTCCAAAAGCGGAGATAACCAAGGTGTAAAGTTCCTCCGCAAATTTAAGCAGTTCCTGAACCCAGCTCAAGTTTTTGACCTGATGAATGGAGGACCACAGCTTGG GTTGCGCCTGTTCCAGAAATTCTCTAACTTCCGTATACTTGTTTGTGGTGGAGATGGCAGTGTTGGGTGGGTCTTGTCAGAAATTGACATGTTGGGCCTTCACAAACAG TGCCAACTTGGGGTTCTGCCACTGGGCACTGGAAATGATCTGGCGCGGGTTCTTGGTTGGGGAAGCCTCTGTGATGATGATGCTCAACTGCTCCAAATACTTGAGAAGCTGGAACGTGCCACCACAAAAATGCTGGACAG GTGGAGTATTTTAACGTATGAGTCTCCCAAACACTCACAGCCTTCAGTCAGAGACGAGGAGAATGGAGAATCTAAGTTTCAG GTGCAGATATCCCAGTATGCTGATTCTGTTGCTTTCCACTTGGCAAAGATCCTGGAGTCTGATAAGCACTGCGACGTAATTTCCTCTGCTAA GTTCCTGTGTCTTTCTGTTAATGAGTTTGTTACTGAAGTAGGAAAAGCATATGAGAGGGCAACAGAAAACCGTGAAGAAGCAGAAAATATGGCAAGAAAG tGCTCCATGCTCAATGAAAAGCTAGATTCTCTAGTTCGGGCTCTAAATGAAGAGTCCCTGGCATTATTGCCCCCTTCCTCACACAACCTACATCCtgactcagcactgaaggaaaACAGTAAAGACGTGAATGAAAAAGGGGACCACCTGAATAATGTGACCAAAATGTTCAAGTCTAAAGAGCAGCTCATTTTGAGGGCAAATAGTCTAAAGAAAGCACTTAAGCAGATTATTGAGCAAGCAGAGAAGG CGGTGGATGAACAGAACAAACACACTCAGGCCTTCAGTAATCCTGCTACATCTCCTCTCCAGAAAGAAAGCTCAGAGGACTTCAACAAGGAAACTGACAGGCTCG CCTCCAGACGTCCAACTGTCTCATCTACGACATCGTCTATAATTCTGGATCGCCCCTTCTCATTCAGTCTTTTTCACTTTACTGAGGACCCCGATTCAGT ACAATTCTTAGAGAAATGCACTATGAATAATTACTTCGGGATTGGCCTGGATGCCAAAATATCACTAGAGTTTAACAACAAGAGGGATGAACATCCTAAAAAATGCAG CAGTCGGACACGAAACATGATGTGGTATGGTGTGCTGGGAACCAAGGAACTTCTCCAGAAAACCTACAAGAACCTGGAGCAAAGAGTCAAGCTAGAG TGTGATGGTGTGACCATCTCCTTGCCTAGCCTTCAGGGTATTGCAGTTCTTAACATCCCAAGCTATGCTGGTGGCATCAACTTCTGGGGAGGGACCAAAGAAGACAAT AATTTTGGCGCCCCATCATTTGATGACAAAAAGCTAGAAGTGGTCGCAGTCTTCGGCAGTATCCAGATGGCAATGTCTCGTGTTATCAATCTTCAACACCACCGCATAGCACAG TGTCGTGAGGTAAAGATTACGATCCTGGGAGAAGAAGGGGTTCCTGTACAGGTGGATGGAGAAGCTTGGGTGCAACCCCCTGGAGTCCTGAAAATCCAGCACAAGAATCGTGCGCAGATGCTTACAAGGGACAGG gcaTTTGAAAGCACTCTGAAGTCTTGGGAGGACAAGAGGAAAGGGGATAACTACAGAGCCATGCCTCGTCCAAGACTTCACTCACAACAGTCAATGGAATACCTAACCGAAGAAGAATATGCACAGCTGCAGCAGCTTGCAAATTCTGCGGAGAATCTCATAAACAG GATAAGGGAAGCAGCTAAATGTCACAAGGCTATAGAGCAAGAGCTGGCTCATGCAGTGAATGGCAGCTTTGTTGTACTTAATGAAGCATTCTCAAACAAAACCAACAACTCATTAGAG TTTTTGAGCAGAAATACAGCTGTTGATGTGGCCATTAGTGTCAAAGCACTGTACGCAGAAACAAAGGCATTCATGGGAAGCAAGCAG CAATGGGATTCCCCTCAGGAGGAAGAAGGTCTCCTTTGCTCACTCAATGCAGTGAGTCAGGACTTGCAGAAATTGGCAGATATCCATTGGATAGCCCACATTATCAAGCCTTCAGACGAG GAGAGCAGTGGAGGGGGCAGCAAAGGAAGCTTTAAACTCCGAATTATCTCAAAAccaagaaaggaaaaagaaaagtgtCAGAAGCAGAAATCCAACAGCTTTTTAACTG tGGATAAGTGGGGCACCGAGGAGGTGGCTGCATGGCTGGACGTTTTGGGTATGGGGGAATACAAGGACATTTTTATTCGTCATGATATCCAGGGCTCAGAactggtattattggaaaggaGAGACCTCAAG GACCTGGGAATTGCCAAAGTGGGTCATATGAAGAGAATTCTACAGGGTATTAAAGACATAAGTAGTCCTATGTAG
- the LOC128504008 gene encoding diacylglycerol kinase delta-like isoform X3, protein MAHKLSPGDVFERKPRDSVSSLDSDKLPPAEATGEESSDSEGEQEGISHKLIRKVSTSGQIRSKKSVKEGMLLKQTSSFQRWKRRYFKLRGRTLYYAKDSKSLIFDEVDLSDASVAETSTKNINNSFTIITPFRKLILCAENRKEMEDWIGAVKSVQKWDHNETTQFNMEHFSGMHNWYACSHARPTFCNVCREALSGVTSHGLSCEVCKFKAHKRCAVRAINNCKWTTLASVANDIIEDEDGVTMPHQWLEGNLPVSAKCAVCDKTCGSVRRLQDWRCLWCKAIVHSSCKEQLGKICPLGACRVSIIPPIALNSIDSDGFWKATSPASCASPLLVFVNSKSGDNQGVKFLRKFKQFLNPAQVFDLMNGGPQLGLRLFQKFSNFRILVCGGDGSVGWVLSEIDMLGLHKQCQLGVLPLGTGNDLARVLGWGSLCDDDAQLLQILEKLERATTKMLDRWSILTYESPKHSQPSVRDEENGESKFQVQISQYADSVAFHLAKILESDKHCDVISSAKFLCLSVNEFVTEVGKAYERATENREEAENMARKCSMLNEKLDSLVRALNEESLALLPPSSHNLHPDSALKENSKDVNEKGDHLNNVTKMFKSKEQLILRANSLKKALKQIIEQAEKAVDEQNKHTQAFSNPATSPLQKESSEDFNKETDRLASRRPTVSSTTSSIILDRPFSFSLFHFTEDPDSVQFLEKCTMNNYFGIGLDAKISLEFNNKRDEHPKKCSSRTRNMMWYGVLGTKELLQKTYKNLEQRVKLECDGVTISLPSLQGIAVLNIPSYAGGINFWGGTKEDNNFGAPSFDDKKLEVVAVFGSIQMAMSRVINLQHHRIAQCREVKITILGEEGVPVQVDGEAWVQPPGVLKIQHKNRAQMLTRDRAFESTLKSWEDKRKGDNYRAMPRPRLHSQQSMEYLTEEEYAQLQQLANSAENLINRIREAAKCHKAIEQELAHAVNGSFVVLNEAFSNKTNNSLEFLSRNTAVDVAISVKALYAETKAFMGSKQQWDSPQEEEGLLCSLNAVSQDLQKLADIHWIAHIIKPSDEESSGGGSKGSFKLRIISKPRKEKEKCQKQKSNSFLTGPGNCQSGSYEENSTGY, encoded by the exons AAAAGTGTCAAAGAGGGGATGCTTCTGAAACAGACAAGCTCTTTCCAAAGATGGAAGAGACGGTACTTCAAGCTTCGGGGGAGGACATTGTACTATGCCAAGGATtcaaaa TCTCTGATCTTCGATGAAGTTGACCTTTCTGATGCCAGCGTAGCTGAGACCAGCACCAAGAATATAAACAACAGCTTTACG ATCATTACTCCATTCCGTAAACTGATCTTGTGTGCTGAGAACAGAAAGGAAATGGAGGACTGGATTGGAGCCGTGAAATCTGTGCAGAAGTGGGACCATAATGAG ACAACCCAATTCAATATGGAACACTTTTCAGGAATGCACAACTGGTATGCTTGTTCACATGCTCGTCCCACCTTCTGTAATGTGTGCAGAGAGGCATTATCTGGTGTTACCTCCCATGGACTGTCTTGTGAAG TTTGCAAGTTTAAAGCTCACAAACGCTGTGCTGTTAGAGCTATTAATAACTGCAAGTGGACCACACTGGCATCTGTGGCAAATGACATaatagaagatgaagatggG GTGACAATGCCTCATCAGTGGCTAGAGGGTAACCTGCCAGTCAGTGCGAAATGCGCCGTGTGTGATAAAACGTGTGGGAGTGTGAGAAGACTGCAGGACTGGAGATGCCTGTGGTGCAAAGCTATA GTACACAGCTCCTGTAAGGAACAGCTTGGCAAAATATGCCCTCTTGGAGCTTGCAGAGTCTCTATCATACCACCTATTGCCCTAAATAGTATTGACTCTGATG GATTTTGGAAGGCTACATCTCCTGCCTCTTGTGCTAGTCCACTCCTTGTCTTTGTTAATTCCAAAAGCGGAGATAACCAAGGTGTAAAGTTCCTCCGCAAATTTAAGCAGTTCCTGAACCCAGCTCAAGTTTTTGACCTGATGAATGGAGGACCACAGCTTGG GTTGCGCCTGTTCCAGAAATTCTCTAACTTCCGTATACTTGTTTGTGGTGGAGATGGCAGTGTTGGGTGGGTCTTGTCAGAAATTGACATGTTGGGCCTTCACAAACAG TGCCAACTTGGGGTTCTGCCACTGGGCACTGGAAATGATCTGGCGCGGGTTCTTGGTTGGGGAAGCCTCTGTGATGATGATGCTCAACTGCTCCAAATACTTGAGAAGCTGGAACGTGCCACCACAAAAATGCTGGACAG GTGGAGTATTTTAACGTATGAGTCTCCCAAACACTCACAGCCTTCAGTCAGAGACGAGGAGAATGGAGAATCTAAGTTTCAG GTGCAGATATCCCAGTATGCTGATTCTGTTGCTTTCCACTTGGCAAAGATCCTGGAGTCTGATAAGCACTGCGACGTAATTTCCTCTGCTAA GTTCCTGTGTCTTTCTGTTAATGAGTTTGTTACTGAAGTAGGAAAAGCATATGAGAGGGCAACAGAAAACCGTGAAGAAGCAGAAAATATGGCAAGAAAG tGCTCCATGCTCAATGAAAAGCTAGATTCTCTAGTTCGGGCTCTAAATGAAGAGTCCCTGGCATTATTGCCCCCTTCCTCACACAACCTACATCCtgactcagcactgaaggaaaACAGTAAAGACGTGAATGAAAAAGGGGACCACCTGAATAATGTGACCAAAATGTTCAAGTCTAAAGAGCAGCTCATTTTGAGGGCAAATAGTCTAAAGAAAGCACTTAAGCAGATTATTGAGCAAGCAGAGAAGG CGGTGGATGAACAGAACAAACACACTCAGGCCTTCAGTAATCCTGCTACATCTCCTCTCCAGAAAGAAAGCTCAGAGGACTTCAACAAGGAAACTGACAGGCTCG CCTCCAGACGTCCAACTGTCTCATCTACGACATCGTCTATAATTCTGGATCGCCCCTTCTCATTCAGTCTTTTTCACTTTACTGAGGACCCCGATTCAGT ACAATTCTTAGAGAAATGCACTATGAATAATTACTTCGGGATTGGCCTGGATGCCAAAATATCACTAGAGTTTAACAACAAGAGGGATGAACATCCTAAAAAATGCAG CAGTCGGACACGAAACATGATGTGGTATGGTGTGCTGGGAACCAAGGAACTTCTCCAGAAAACCTACAAGAACCTGGAGCAAAGAGTCAAGCTAGAG TGTGATGGTGTGACCATCTCCTTGCCTAGCCTTCAGGGTATTGCAGTTCTTAACATCCCAAGCTATGCTGGTGGCATCAACTTCTGGGGAGGGACCAAAGAAGACAAT AATTTTGGCGCCCCATCATTTGATGACAAAAAGCTAGAAGTGGTCGCAGTCTTCGGCAGTATCCAGATGGCAATGTCTCGTGTTATCAATCTTCAACACCACCGCATAGCACAG TGTCGTGAGGTAAAGATTACGATCCTGGGAGAAGAAGGGGTTCCTGTACAGGTGGATGGAGAAGCTTGGGTGCAACCCCCTGGAGTCCTGAAAATCCAGCACAAGAATCGTGCGCAGATGCTTACAAGGGACAGG gcaTTTGAAAGCACTCTGAAGTCTTGGGAGGACAAGAGGAAAGGGGATAACTACAGAGCCATGCCTCGTCCAAGACTTCACTCACAACAGTCAATGGAATACCTAACCGAAGAAGAATATGCACAGCTGCAGCAGCTTGCAAATTCTGCGGAGAATCTCATAAACAG GATAAGGGAAGCAGCTAAATGTCACAAGGCTATAGAGCAAGAGCTGGCTCATGCAGTGAATGGCAGCTTTGTTGTACTTAATGAAGCATTCTCAAACAAAACCAACAACTCATTAGAG TTTTTGAGCAGAAATACAGCTGTTGATGTGGCCATTAGTGTCAAAGCACTGTACGCAGAAACAAAGGCATTCATGGGAAGCAAGCAG CAATGGGATTCCCCTCAGGAGGAAGAAGGTCTCCTTTGCTCACTCAATGCAGTGAGTCAGGACTTGCAGAAATTGGCAGATATCCATTGGATAGCCCACATTATCAAGCCTTCAGACGAG GAGAGCAGTGGAGGGGGCAGCAAAGGAAGCTTTAAACTCCGAATTATCTCAAAAccaagaaaggaaaaagaaaagtgtCAGAAGCAGAAATCCAACAGCTTTTTAACTG GACCTGGGAATTGCCAAAGTGGGTCATATGAAGAGAATTCTACAGGGTATTAA